The genomic region TCCTGCTCCGTGTAGTCCTTGCGCTCGTCGAGCAGCCCCTCCAGGTCCTTGATGCCAGACGTGTGCGTCAGCAGGTGGCGCACCGTGATGGGCTTCCACGTCGCGGGCGCATCCGGGAAGTACTTCGTCACGCTGTCGGACAACGCCACGCGCCCCGCCTCCACCTGGAGCATCAGCGCCGTCGCCGTGAACATCTTCCCCACCGAACCCGACTGGAAGAGCGTGTCCGTCCCCACCGGGACCTGGTGCTCCAGGTTCGCGAAGCCGTACCCCTTCGCCAGCACCACCCGGCCGTGACTCACCACCCCCACGGCGAGCCCCGGCACGCCCAGCCGCTTCTGCTCCGCGCGCACGAACGCGTCGATGCGCTCGCGGAGCGAGTCACGGGCCTGAGCGGGACGGGCCATCAGCAGGCCCATCAGGAAGACGACAGCCCACGTGAGCGGCTTCAGGGAATGGCGCATGGGGATTTCCGACATCCGGCCCTGCATGGGCCGGGCATGGCATCCCATCATGAGTCCCCAACCGCGCGAACGATGCACTCCCCGCGATATGAACAGCTCGCCATGAGCCGTGCGCCATCCGTGGGCCCTCCCCCGCCTCCGTTCCGCTTCCGCCGACGCCTGCTGGCGGTGATGCTGCTCGCGGGCCTCATCCCATTGGCGTTGCTGGGTGCTCTCGCCCAGGGCGTACTGGAGCGCGTGCTCTCCATCTCCATCGCGCCCGTGGAGGCCGTGCTCGACAATGTCTCCGATGAGCTGAGCCGCCGGGGACTGCCACCGGATGCGCTCGACGAGGCCCGGTTGAACCTGGCGCAGGCGGAGCTGGCGCGGCGGGCCCTGGTGCGCCGCGTGCCCGTGTTCATCGCCGGGGTGGGCGCTATCGCCGCCGTCGTGCTGGCCATATCCGCGGTGCTCCTGGGCCGAGTCCTCACGCGCCCCATGGCCACGCTCCTGGAAGGCATGCGGGCCTACTCCCGCGGAGACCTGTCGGTCCGCCTGCCCGTCCCAGAGCCTGCTCGCGACGAACTCCAGTTCCTCCTGGGCCAGTTCAACCGCATGGGCCAGGAGCTGCTGGACCAGCGCGAGCACCTCAAGGCCGCCGAGCAGATCGCCGCGTGGCAGGACGTGGCGCGGGCGCTCGCCCACGAGCTGAAGAACCCCCTGACCGCAATGAGGCTGTCGCTCGCGCGTCTGTCTCCGCAGGATGCCGGCACCCTGCCAGACCCGACGCGCCTCGCCGAAGCGGTGGCGCTCCTCCAGGAGGAGGTGGACCTGCTCATGCGCATGACCCAGAGCTTCTCCACCTTCGCGCGCCTGCCGGCCCCCCGCTTCCAGGATGTCGCGCTGCGTCCACTGCTCGCGGAGGTGTGCGCGCTGTACGCGGGCACTTCGCCGGTGCCCGTGGTGCTGGACCCCGGTGAGGAGGTGTCGCTGCGTGCGGACCCCGACGGACTGCGCCGCCTCTTCGGCAACCTGGTGAAGAACGCCACCGAGGCCTCCCCACCCAACGCCCCTCCGGTCCACGTCGCGCTACACGAAGCGGCGGACGGCCGCGTGCACGTCACCGTGAGCGATGGCGGCAGCGGTGTCCCGGGCGTTCTGGAGGGCCCTGTCCTCACCCGAGGACTGTTCAGCACCAAGCCGGGCGGCAGCGGGCTGGGCCTGCCCATCGCGCAGAAGATCGCCCACGAGCACGGCGGCACCTTGAGATTGGAGCCGGGCGCCCGGGGTGGCACCCGGGCCCAGGTGGTGCTGCCTTCCGACGCTTCCCAGGTGGCCGCATGAAGACCGGAGCCCGCATCCTCATCGTCGACGACGACCCCGGCGTCCTGAGGGCCGTGCGTGGATTGCTCCAAGACGGAGGCTTTACTCCCGTGGAGGCCCGCTCCACGGCGGAGGCCGCGCGTTTGCTCGAAGCGCCGGACGCGCCTCCCGCGCTGATGCTGCTGGACCTGCGCATGCCGGGCGAGACGGGGCTGGAACTCCTGGCACGTCTGCCCAAGCCACTGCCCGTGCCGGTGGTGGTCCTGTCCGGCGAAGCCTCTCCTTCCGAAGCAGTGCAGGCCCTGAAGCTGGGGGCCACGGACTTCGTGGAGAAGCCTCCGTCCCCCGAGCGGCTCCTCACGGCGCTGCACAACGCGCTGGCCCTGGGCGCGCTGCGCGAGGAGCGCGAACGCTTGCTGGACGCGCTGGCACAGCCGGGGAACCTGGTGGGCGAAAGCCCGGCCATGGAGTCCCTGCGCCAGCTCATCGCGCGCGTGGGTCCCAGCGACACGGCCGTGCTGATCACCGGCGAGACAGGCACCGGCAAGGAGCGCGTGGCGCAGGCGCTGCACAAGGCCTCCGGGCGCAAGGGCCGGCTGGTGGCGGTCAACTGCGCGGCCATTCCTTCGACGCTGCTGGAGAGCGAGCTGTTCGGCCACGAGCGAGGCGCCTTCTCCGGCGCGGTGGCGCGCCGCGCGGGCCGCTTCGAACAGGCGCAGGGCGGCACGCTGTTCCTCGACGAGCTGGGGGACATGCCGCTGGAGCTCCAGGCCAAGCTGCTGCGAGTCCTGGAAACACGTCAGGTGGAACGGCTGGGAGGCACGCTGCCGGTGGCGGTGGACGTGCGCATCCTCGCGGCCACGCACCAGGACCTGGGCCGCGCGGTGAAAGAGGGCCGCTTCCGGCAGGACCTCTTCTTCCGCCTCAACGTGCTGCCCCTGCACCTGCCACCGCTGCGCGAACGCTCCGAGGACCTGCTGCCCCTCGCACGCGTCTTCGCCGCCGAACTCGCGGGTCCCAAGACGCCGCTCGTGCTCGCGCCAGGAGCGGAGGCCGCGCTTCGTGCCTACCCGTGGCCCGGCAACGTGCGCGAGCTGCGCAACGTCATCGAACGGCTGAACCTGCTCCGGGGTGATGGTCCGCTGGAGCTGGGGCCGGACGCGGTGTCGGCTCCCACGGGCACCGCGCCCGCGCCGCGCACGACGTTGGGGGACAAGAGCTACCGCGAGCACGTGGAGGACTTCGAGCGGGACCTCATCCGCGCCGCGCTCCGCGAGGGCGAAAGCATCGCCGGGGCCGCGCGCATCCTCCAGGTGGACCGAGGCAACCTCTACCGGCGCATCAAGGCCCTGGGCCTGCCCGTCTCTTCGTGAGCCGCGCGATGTCACGGCCACAACCGCCCGACACATCAGGATGTGTCCATGACATCCGCCCGGCTGCTCGCCCTCCGTCGTTCCGGGCACTTGCGGTGAGGCCGCACCTGGAACGGAGCATGCTCCTGTCGCCTTCCATGAACCGTCTCGCACTGGCGCTCTGCTTCATCTCGCTCGCGGCCCTGGGCCAACCCTCACCGGATGCCGGTACCTCCGACGCGTCCGTGGCCCTCTCCCCATCCACCGCACCACCAGAGGGCGAAGCCGCCTCGGAGGACTGGAGCTACCCGACGTGCCCGGAGGGCTTCAACGAGGACGAAGACGACCTCTCGGACTCCACGGTCCTCGGAGCCCTGCAGGTCGAGGTCGACGGCCGGGGACTCACGCCCACGGGCCTGGAGCTTCGCGGGCTCCAGCGGCTCACGGATCCGCAGGTCCGCAAGCTCGTGGGTGCGCCTCCCGCGGAAGACTCGCGGCCCCTGACGGCCACGCAAGTGCAGTCCCTGCTGCATCGCCTGGGACGCACCGGCCTCTTCGCCCGCGTGGAGCCCCGCGTTCGCGTCAGTGATCAGGGTCCGGCCCTGCTCGAAGTGACCTTGCAGGAGAACCCCACGCTCACGTCGGTGGAGTTCGAAGGCCTTCAGGACCTCCGGCCAGACGAACTGTGGGGAGCGCTGTTCGAACTGTCCTCCCTCGCATCCGACGCGGACGACACCGAGGACGAGGTCACCACGCTGCGCGTCCACAAGCGCCACGGGACACTGCGGGTCGTCAGCCCCTGCCCCGCGCCGCGACCGCCCCGTCCGTGGCTGGCTCGACGAGAGGAGGGCGCGTTCCGCCCCGGCATCATGCTGGGAGGCCTGGACGCCGCGCTCGACCGGGTCCTCAAGACCCTTCGCGAGGACGACGGTTACCTGCTCGCGACGGTGTCCGCCACGCTGTCCCCCGAAGGCCGGCTGGTCGTGACGGTGGATGAAGGCCAGCTGGAGTCCGTGGAGGTGCGCGGCGTGGACGACGCAATGGCCACGC from Corallococcus exiguus harbors:
- a CDS encoding sensor histidine kinase, with the translated sequence MSRAPSVGPPPPPFRFRRRLLAVMLLAGLIPLALLGALAQGVLERVLSISIAPVEAVLDNVSDELSRRGLPPDALDEARLNLAQAELARRALVRRVPVFIAGVGAIAAVVLAISAVLLGRVLTRPMATLLEGMRAYSRGDLSVRLPVPEPARDELQFLLGQFNRMGQELLDQREHLKAAEQIAAWQDVARALAHELKNPLTAMRLSLARLSPQDAGTLPDPTRLAEAVALLQEEVDLLMRMTQSFSTFARLPAPRFQDVALRPLLAEVCALYAGTSPVPVVLDPGEEVSLRADPDGLRRLFGNLVKNATEASPPNAPPVHVALHEAADGRVHVTVSDGGSGVPGVLEGPVLTRGLFSTKPGGSGLGLPIAQKIAHEHGGTLRLEPGARGGTRAQVVLPSDASQVAA
- a CDS encoding sigma-54-dependent transcriptional regulator: MKTGARILIVDDDPGVLRAVRGLLQDGGFTPVEARSTAEAARLLEAPDAPPALMLLDLRMPGETGLELLARLPKPLPVPVVVLSGEASPSEAVQALKLGATDFVEKPPSPERLLTALHNALALGALREERERLLDALAQPGNLVGESPAMESLRQLIARVGPSDTAVLITGETGTGKERVAQALHKASGRKGRLVAVNCAAIPSTLLESELFGHERGAFSGAVARRAGRFEQAQGGTLFLDELGDMPLELQAKLLRVLETRQVERLGGTLPVAVDVRILAATHQDLGRAVKEGRFRQDLFFRLNVLPLHLPPLRERSEDLLPLARVFAAELAGPKTPLVLAPGAEAALRAYPWPGNVRELRNVIERLNLLRGDGPLELGPDAVSAPTGTAPAPRTTLGDKSYREHVEDFERDLIRAALREGESIAGAARILQVDRGNLYRRIKALGLPVSS